Part of the Janibacter endophyticus genome is shown below.
TCACCGCGCCGAGGGCGATGAAGGCGGCGAAGGCCAGCGGGCTGAGGAAGGAGATCGCGCGACCGGTCGTCGCGTAGAGACCGAAGATCTCGCCCGCCTTGCCCTCCGGGATGAGCCGCGCGAGGAAGCTGCGGGACGCGGCCTGCGCCGGGCCGACGAAGGCCGTCATCACGAGGCCGAGGCTCCAGAAGACCGGCTTGCCGCCGTCGTGGAAGACGAAGATCAGCATGCCGACGACCATGAGGAAGACGAGGCTGATGATGATGACGCGCTTCGGCCCGATCCGGTCGTCGAGCATCCCCATCGCCATGGTGCTCAGCCCCGCGACGATGTTCGCGACGGCCCCGAAGATGATCACCTCGCCGGCGCTCAGGCCGAAGGTCCCCGCGGCGAGCACGGCACCGAAGGCGAAGACACCCGCGAGCCCGTCCCGGAAGAGCGCCGAGGCCATGAGGAAGTACACGGTGTGCCGGGAGGTGCCCCACAGCGCCTTGATCGAGGCGAAGAGCAGCCGGTAGGAGTCGACCACCCCGACACGCGGAGCCTTCTCGCGCGGGGCGTCCTTGAGCGCGAGGAAGGCCGGGATGGTGAAGAGCGCGATCCACAGGCCGCACACGAGCATCGAGACGCGGATGTGCATCCCGCCGTCGTCGGTCACGCCGAAGAGCCCCGCGGCACCGGGCCCGTCGGCGCTGGCCGGCGCGATGAAGGCGAAGTTGAGCAGCAGCAGCACGACGATGCCGCCGAGGTAGCCCATCCCCCAGCCGAAGCCCGAGACGCGGCCGACGTTGGCCGGCGTCGCCACCTGCTCGATCGTCGCGTTGTACGTCACGCCGGCGATCTCGGAGATGATCGAGCCGACCCCGAGCAGGACGAGCCCGAGGACGAGGTACTCCGGCTCGGGCTTGACGAAGAAGAGGGCCGCAGCGAGCAGGGCCATGAGCCAGGTCTGCCAGCGCAGGTTGCGCACCGTCCGGCCGGTGCGGTCGGAGTTCTGGCCGAGGACCGGTGCGAGCACCGCGACGAGGAGCCCGGAGAGACCGGTCGCGATCGCCAGGGCCGTCGAGGTGGCGTTGGTGTCGCCGAAGGACGAGCTCGTGATGTACACCGCGAAGACGAAGGTGATGATCACCGTGTTGTACGGCTGGCTCCCCCAGTCCCACATCGCCCACGAGAGGACCTTCTTGCGGCTGGTGTCGGCCGGTCCGTGCTCCAGCGCCGAGCCGACGGGCGCGAGCGGGAGGTCGACGGGGGCGGCGTTGCTCTCGTGCGTCACACCGGGACCGTATCGTCGGCGACGCCGCCGATGTGCGCGACACGGTGCATTGCCGCTAACCTGATGGTTTGCCGACGCCGCGGGCCCCGCGGAGCGCACCGAGCATCACTGTCGATGTGACCTGCATCGCGGACGCAGCAGATCGCACCCGCCAGAGCGTCGGAACAAGAGAGCGCCTACCAGCGTTGTCATCACTGGTGCCCATGTCCACGGCAGGACAGGCACCGACCCAGACGATCGAGGAGTATCGACATGGCAGAGCGCACGCTTCGCGGCACCCGGATGGTGTCCTTCAGCATGGAGACGACCGCCAACGTCGTCCCCAGCGAGCGCCAGATCACGACCTACGTCTGCGACGAGGGTCACCGCACCGAGCTCCCCTTCTCCGTCGAGGCCGAGATCCCGAGCACCTGGGAGTGCCGCTGCGGTCTCCTCGGCAAGCTGATCGACGGCCCGGAGCCGGAGCTCAAGCCGACCAAGCCGGCCCGTACCCACTGGGACATGCTCCTCGAGCGTCGTTCCATCCCCGAGCTCGAGGAGCTCCTCGAGGAGCGGCTGCAGCTGCTCCGCGAGACCCGCGGCGAGAAGACGCGCAAGCGCACCGCCTGAGCCTCCCGCACGCGAAGAGCCGCCCGGTCCTCCGGGCGGCTTTCGTCGTCTGGGGCGAAGGGGGGAGCTCGCCTACTCGATGATCTCGCCCTCGACGACGTCCGGGGGCCGCTGGGTGCGCCGCGGGCCCGGCGTCCGCGGGGGCGGTCCGGTCCGGGTCACGTGGACGACGCCGAGGTCGTGGAAGACCCGCCGACCGATCGCGGCCTCGAGCACGGGACGGGCCAGCGGCCGGGTGACGGGCAGGACGAGGAGGATGCCGACCGCGTCCGTGACGAAGCCGGGCAGCATGAGCAGCACCCCGCCGACGAGGACGAGGATGCCGTCGGCGATCTGCCGCGAGGGCATCTCGCCGGAGCGGGCCGTCTCACGCAGCGCCCGCCAGGCCCGCGCGCCCTCGCGGCGCAGCAGCCACAGACCGAGGACTGACATGAGCACGAGCGCGAGCAGGGTCCACAGCACGCCGACCTGCCGGCCGACCGCGATGATCACCGCGAGCTCGAGGACCACGAGGGCGACGAGCGCGAGCAGGACCCACGGGAGGCGCCGCCGGCGGCGACGTCCAGGGGCGCCCTGCACCTGCCTCACAGCGCGTGCCACCGCCGCTCGCGGCCAAGGAGCCGCTCGGCCTGCCGCCGGCGGTGAGCGACGCCCCACCCGGTGATCCGGCGCATCGACTCCTTGACGACGTCGCCGTTCATCTTCGACTCACCGATCTCGCGCTCGACGAAGGTGATCGGGACCTCGACGACGCGCAGGCCGGCGCGGACGGTGCGCACGGTGAGGTCGGTCTGGAAGACGTAGCCGGCGCTCTCGACCTCGTCGAGGCCGATCTGGCGCAGGGTGTCGGTGCGGTAGACGCGGTAGCCGGCCGTGGCGTCGTTGACCGGCATGCCGAGGATCGCGCGGATGTAGAGGTTGCCGCCCATCGAGATCGCCTTGCGCGAGAGCGGCCAGTTGACGATCTCGCCGCCCCGGACGTAGCGGGAGCCGATGACGAGGTCGGCGTCCTGCGCTGCCGCGAGCATCGCGGGCAGGTCCTCGGGCCGGTGCGAGCCGTCGGCGTCCATCTCGACGACGGCCTCATAGCCCGCGTCGAGGGCCCAGCGGAAGCCGGCGAGGTACGCGGCGCCGAGACCCTCCTTGCCCTGACGGTGGATCACGCTGACCTGCGGGTCGGCGGCGGCCAGCTCGTCGGCGACCTCCCCGGTGCCGTCCGGGCTGTTGTCGTCGAGCACGACGACGTCCGCCTCGGGGACGCTCTCGCGGACCCGCGCCACGATGCGCGGGAGGTTCTCCCGCTCGTTGTACGTCGGGATGAGGACGGCGACCCGCTCGATCGGCGGGCGTGCGGCGGTCTCAGGCACGGGCAGAGGTCTCCAGCTCGGTGGTCGGTGAGGGAACGACCCTAGCCCGGCGGGACCCCCTTCGCCCCACCGCCACGAGGGCGAGGAGCGCGATCCCGCTCACCCACTCCACCCACGGGCCGAGCCGGTCTGAGGGAGTCAGGCCCGCCCGGGCGTCGAGGGTCTCGACGATCTGGGCGGCGGTGAAGAGCTCGGTCGGCTGCGACACGCTGCCGTCCGGCGCGATGACGGCCGAGACCCCGACCGTCGAGACGTGGGCGACGGGGCGCCCGTGCTCGATGGCGCGGATCCGGGAGATCGCGAGCTGCTGGGTCGACTCGTCGGTGTATCCGAAGGTCGCGTTGTTGGTCTGGACGAGCAGGATGCTCGGGCTGCCGCTGTCCTCGGCGTGGTGGACGGCCTCGCGCATCAGCCCGTCGTAGGCCACCTCGAAGCAGATCGTCGGCACGACGGCGAAGGGGCCGGCGGCCCCGGTGACGTCGAAGGAGGCGGGGGCGGGCCCCTTCGCGAAGCCCACCCGGACGAGGTCGACCTTGTCGGAGAAGATCCGGAAGAAGTCGCGGTACGGGACGTACTCGGCGAAGGGGACGGGGTGCTGCTTGACGTAGCGCGCCGTGGGCTCGTCCTGCCCCGGCTCGTAGAGCAGGCTGGCGTTGCTCACCTCGGGGCTCGGCTCGTCGAGGATCGCGCCGACGACGACCGGGACACCGACGGCGTCGACGGCCCGGCGGACCTGGGCGCCCGCGTCGAGGTTGCGGAGAGGGTCGATGTCGCTGGAGTTCTCCGGCCAGACGACGAGGTCGAGGTCCTCTCCCGCGACCGCCTCGGTGCCGACGACGTGGTTGTCGAGCACCTTGCGCCGCTCGGCGTTGAAGTCGAGACCGGCGCGCGGGACGTTGCCCTGGATGAGCGCGAGCCGGGCGGGGACGGAGTCCTCCGGCGCCTCCGTGGGCACGGGGACGACCAGGGTTGCGCCGACGAGGAGCGCGGCCATCCCGGCCGAGGCGAGGGCCGCGCGCGGGCTGCGCACGACGACGAGGATGATCGGGACCGCGAGCAGCGTGACGGCGAGGCTCACGAGCGGGGCGCCCCCGAGGTAGGCCAGCCGGGCGAGCGGCGAGTCGGCCTGGCCGAAGGCGAGCCGCGCCCAGGGGAAGCCGCCGAAGGGTGTCGTGCCCCGCAGCAGCTCCTGGACGACCCATCCCACGGGCAGCGCGAGGACCGCCAGGACGGGGGCGCCGCGTCGCACCAGGGGCCGCTGCACCCACCCCATGACGGCACCGAAGGCGGCGACGTAGAGGGCCTCGAGCGTCGAGAGCGCGATCCACGGCAGGTCGCCGACGAAGACCCCGGACCAGTGCAGCGTGGGCAGGAACATCGCCCAGCCGGCGAGCAGGCCGAGCAGGGCACCGGTCCGGGCCCGCACGTCCCAGAGCGCGAGCCCGACGAGGGCCATCCCGGGGATCGCGGCGAGGTGGAGGTCGTGGTCGGGGAAGGAGAGCCACACGAGCAGCCCGCCGGCGACGGCCAGCGCAGCGCGCACCCAGGCGGGCGGGGCGAAGGGGGCGGGCTGGGGCACGCCTGACCCTAACCCGCGCCGCTGGGTGCCTCTCACGCCTCCCAGGGCGTGGAGAGGACGACGGTCGTGCGGGTGGAGACCCCGGCGCGGGAGCGGACCGTGGCGATGAGGTCCTCGAGGTCCTGGGGCGTGCCGACCCGGACCGTGAGCAGGTAGTTCGCGTCCCCGGCGACGGAGTAGCAGGAGACGACCTCCTCGACGTCGCGCAGCCGCTCCGGGATGTCGTCGGGGGCGCGGTGGTCGAGCGGCTCGACGGCGATGAAGGCGGTGAGGGGGCGGCCGAGCGCCGCGTGGTCGACCCGGGTGGTGAAGCCCTGGATGACGCCGCGCTCCTCGAGTCGTCGCACGCGCTGATGCACGGCCGAGGTGGACATGCCGATCGCCTTGCCGAGGTCGGTGTAGCTCATCCGTCCGTTGGCGACGAGCAGCTCGACGATGCGGCGGTCCGGCTCTTCCATGGGCCGACCATAGGTGACGGCGCCGCGTCGCACCGGCCCAATAGGCTGCGCGTCATGTCCTCCCGCGCGCCCCGCCTGCTCCTCCTGGACTCCGCCAGCCTGTACTTCCGGGCGTTCTACGGCGTGCCTGAGCGTGACCCGGCGCCGTCCGGGATCCCGACGAACGCGGTCGCGGGCTTCATCGACATGGTCGCCACGCTGGTCGGCCGCTGCTCCCCCACCCACATCGCCGCCTGCTGGGACGACGACTGGCGGCCCCAGTGGCGGGTCGACGCCATCCCGACGTACAAGGCGCACCGGATGGCGGAGGACCCCGCCGAGGGCGAGGAGGTGCCCGAGGCCCTGAGCCCCCAGGTGCCGGTCATCGCGCAGTGCCTCGAGGTCCTCGGCGTCCCGCGTGCGGGCGCGGCCACCTACGAGGCCGACGACGTCATCGGGACCTTGGCCTACCACTACCGCGGGCGGATGCCGGTCGACATCGTCACCGGTGACCGTGACCTCTTCCAGCTCGTCGACGACGCCTCGCAGACCCGGGTGCTCTACACGGCCCGGGGTGGCGTGCGGGACCCCGACGTCGTCGACCAGGCCTTCCTCATGGGGAAGTACGGCGTGGGGACCGGCGACGCGTACGCTGACATGGCGGTCCTGCGCGGGGACACGAGCGACGGCCTGCCCGGGGTTGCCGGGGTCGGCGAGAAGACGGCGGCCAAGCTCATCGCCACCTATGGCTCCCTCGAGGGGATCCGCGCTGCCGTCGACTCGGGCGACCCGGCGATCAAGGGGGCCCAGCGCACCCGGCTCGAGGCCGGCTCGGCCTACC
Proteins encoded:
- a CDS encoding MFS transporter, translated to MTHESNAAPVDLPLAPVGSALEHGPADTSRKKVLSWAMWDWGSQPYNTVIITFVFAVYITSSSFGDTNATSTALAIATGLSGLLVAVLAPVLGQNSDRTGRTVRNLRWQTWLMALLAAALFFVKPEPEYLVLGLVLLGVGSIISEIAGVTYNATIEQVATPANVGRVSGFGWGMGYLGGIVVLLLLNFAFIAPASADGPGAAGLFGVTDDGGMHIRVSMLVCGLWIALFTIPAFLALKDAPREKAPRVGVVDSYRLLFASIKALWGTSRHTVYFLMASALFRDGLAGVFAFGAVLAAGTFGLSAGEVIIFGAVANIVAGLSTMAMGMLDDRIGPKRVIIISLVFLMVVGMLIFVFHDGGKPVFWSLGLVMTAFVGPAQAASRSFLARLIPEGKAGEIFGLYATTGRAISFLSPLAFAAFIALGAVITGEENTQYWGILGIALILLAGLLVLIPVKGHEEQRIG
- a CDS encoding 5'-3' exonuclease, with the protein product MSSRAPRLLLLDSASLYFRAFYGVPERDPAPSGIPTNAVAGFIDMVATLVGRCSPTHIAACWDDDWRPQWRVDAIPTYKAHRMAEDPAEGEEVPEALSPQVPVIAQCLEVLGVPRAGAATYEADDVIGTLAYHYRGRMPVDIVTGDRDLFQLVDDASQTRVLYTARGGVRDPDVVDQAFLMGKYGVGTGDAYADMAVLRGDTSDGLPGVAGVGEKTAAKLIATYGSLEGIRAAVDSGDPAIKGAQRTRLEAGSAYLDAAPLVVRVARDVPVTHVDLTIGDELPDPAGMSRLALDHAIAGPLGRAAAALYPQD
- a CDS encoding Lrp/AsnC family transcriptional regulator, with the translated sequence MEEPDRRIVELLVANGRMSYTDLGKAIGMSTSAVHQRVRRLEERGVIQGFTTRVDHAALGRPLTAFIAVEPLDHRAPDDIPERLRDVEEVVSCYSVAGDANYLLTVRVGTPQDLEDLIATVRSRAGVSTRTTVVLSTPWEA
- a CDS encoding polyprenol monophosphomannose synthase, whose product is MPETAARPPIERVAVLIPTYNERENLPRIVARVRESVPEADVVVLDDNSPDGTGEVADELAAADPQVSVIHRQGKEGLGAAYLAGFRWALDAGYEAVVEMDADGSHRPEDLPAMLAAAQDADLVIGSRYVRGGEIVNWPLSRKAISMGGNLYIRAILGMPVNDATAGYRVYRTDTLRQIGLDEVESAGYVFQTDLTVRTVRAGLRVVEVPITFVEREIGESKMNGDVVKESMRRITGWGVAHRRRQAERLLGRERRWHAL
- a CDS encoding FxsA family protein, whose translation is MRQVQGAPGRRRRRRLPWVLLALVALVVLELAVIIAVGRQVGVLWTLLALVLMSVLGLWLLRREGARAWRALRETARSGEMPSRQIADGILVLVGGVLLMLPGFVTDAVGILLVLPVTRPLARPVLEAAIGRRVFHDLGVVHVTRTGPPPRTPGPRRTQRPPDVVEGEIIE
- the lnt gene encoding apolipoprotein N-acyltransferase, translating into MPQPAPFAPPAWVRAALAVAGGLLVWLSFPDHDLHLAAIPGMALVGLALWDVRARTGALLGLLAGWAMFLPTLHWSGVFVGDLPWIALSTLEALYVAAFGAVMGWVQRPLVRRGAPVLAVLALPVGWVVQELLRGTTPFGGFPWARLAFGQADSPLARLAYLGGAPLVSLAVTLLAVPIILVVVRSPRAALASAGMAALLVGATLVVPVPTEAPEDSVPARLALIQGNVPRAGLDFNAERRKVLDNHVVGTEAVAGEDLDLVVWPENSSDIDPLRNLDAGAQVRRAVDAVGVPVVVGAILDEPSPEVSNASLLYEPGQDEPTARYVKQHPVPFAEYVPYRDFFRIFSDKVDLVRVGFAKGPAPASFDVTGAAGPFAVVPTICFEVAYDGLMREAVHHAEDSGSPSILLVQTNNATFGYTDESTQQLAISRIRAIEHGRPVAHVSTVGVSAVIAPDGSVSQPTELFTAAQIVETLDARAGLTPSDRLGPWVEWVSGIALLALVAVGRRGSRRARVVPSPTTELETSARA
- a CDS encoding RNA polymerase-binding protein RbpA, whose protein sequence is MAERTLRGTRMVSFSMETTANVVPSERQITTYVCDEGHRTELPFSVEAEIPSTWECRCGLLGKLIDGPEPELKPTKPARTHWDMLLERRSIPELEELLEERLQLLRETRGEKTRKRTA